A part of Clostridia bacterium genomic DNA contains:
- a CDS encoding FtsX-like permease family protein gives MNIINKVTLKGLKKNKTRTIVTIIGVILSVAMITAVTTLISSMQNYMVNLTIAEEGDWHAVVHNRNYEDIKTLNNRDDIEEVGLTKSVGYSMLEGSVNEYKPYLYIVEFDQKSFDTLPVRLTSGRLPRNENEIIISDHTSTNGGVRHRIGDTLNLVIGQRISEDGTVLEQKDSYIHEETGASEKLEITGTRTFTVVGICHRLSHTLEDFSAPGYTAITMLNEDTLTDANNLSIYFKAKNPGQIYNIVGNLKNIENDQYRCNDDLLRYMGISNDSSFNSVLYGLGAILIALIMVGSISLIYNSFAISVSERKKQFGLLSGAGATSKQLKHSVLFEALVIAGIGIPLGVLSGILGIDITLYFIDDLFASMISSDLPVSLTLSVSIYSVIIAILVALATILISAYIPARRSAKMSAIDAIRQTEDIKLTQKQVKTSRLTRKLFGIEGDFALKNLKRNRRRYRSTVISLFISIVLFVSASAFSMYLKDSVTNVYEDEKYDLAYFTNQRGDLSDSMKNAYKDILALDSVDEGAVIKTFYSQTELPREKVEESFYRDKVDQEIISEGENAFVQIEVYGVDHDTFTEYIQKLGIDKSRFTDANSPAGIAVDKQHYYDFQSKKYRNTNIFKQHNPQIIQIDYSQEEQSAKIDISIAAFADTAPFGIKDYTQDDSIMLIVDDSLWETIFADTSEYMNPAYMCFKAEDPFKAEEDMKNILSESGLTTSNIFNVAEMLQSNRNIIIIISVFSYGFIILISLITIANVFNTISTNVNLRRREFAMLKSVGMTDKSFNKMLNYECIFYGLKALLFGLPVSVLVTYLIHQKINEGVDMMFYLPVQGILVSVFSVFLVVFISMMYSMSKIRKENILDALKNENL, from the coding sequence ATGAACATCATTAACAAGGTCACTCTAAAAGGGCTGAAGAAAAACAAAACCCGTACCATCGTCACCATCATAGGGGTCATCCTGTCTGTAGCCATGATAACTGCAGTAACCACCCTGATATCCAGCATGCAAAATTATATGGTCAACCTCACAATTGCAGAGGAAGGAGACTGGCACGCAGTTGTTCATAATAGAAATTATGAGGATATCAAAACCCTTAATAACAGGGATGATATAGAAGAAGTTGGCCTAACAAAGAGTGTAGGCTATTCTATGCTAGAGGGCAGCGTAAACGAGTATAAACCCTATCTATACATCGTTGAGTTTGACCAAAAATCCTTTGATACACTTCCGGTACGCTTGACCAGCGGTAGACTGCCCCGGAATGAAAATGAGATAATAATCTCCGATCATACTTCCACCAACGGCGGTGTACGCCATCGAATAGGAGATACATTAAACCTTGTTATAGGACAGCGCATCTCGGAGGATGGCACTGTGCTGGAACAAAAAGACAGTTATATTCATGAAGAAACCGGAGCATCGGAAAAACTTGAGATAACAGGGACAAGGACATTCACTGTAGTAGGAATATGCCATCGGCTTTCCCATACACTGGAAGATTTCTCCGCACCGGGATATACCGCAATTACCATGCTGAATGAGGATACATTGACAGATGCCAATAACCTCAGCATCTATTTTAAAGCAAAAAATCCTGGTCAGATCTACAACATCGTAGGCAATTTAAAAAATATTGAAAATGATCAGTATCGGTGTAACGATGATTTGCTCAGATATATGGGTATTAGCAACGATAGTAGCTTTAACTCGGTATTATACGGCCTGGGAGCCATACTCATTGCATTGATCATGGTGGGCTCTATATCACTGATCTACAATTCCTTCGCTATCTCGGTCAGTGAGCGGAAAAAACAGTTCGGCCTGCTTTCAGGTGCCGGCGCCACTTCAAAACAGCTTAAACATTCGGTACTCTTCGAAGCTCTGGTGATAGCGGGAATAGGGATACCTTTGGGAGTGCTATCCGGCATCCTAGGTATAGACATCACCCTATATTTTATAGATGATCTGTTTGCCAGCATGATATCATCCGACCTTCCAGTTTCATTGACATTGTCGGTATCCATTTATTCTGTAATAATCGCTATCCTGGTAGCATTGGCCACCATTTTGATTTCAGCCTATATTCCTGCCCGACGCAGCGCAAAAATGTCAGCCATAGATGCCATCAGACAGACAGAAGATATCAAACTGACCCAGAAACAGGTGAAAACCTCCCGATTGACCCGTAAACTATTTGGCATAGAGGGAGATTTCGCTTTAAAAAATCTGAAAAGAAACCGTCGGCGTTACCGAAGTACAGTAATATCTCTTTTCATCAGCATAGTACTATTTGTATCGGCTTCCGCTTTTTCCATGTATTTGAAAGACAGTGTTACAAACGTATATGAGGATGAAAAATACGACTTGGCATACTTCACCAATCAAAGAGGAGACTTAAGCGATTCTATGAAAAACGCCTATAAGGATATTCTCGCATTGGACAGCGTAGATGAAGGTGCCGTCATAAAAACTTTTTACAGCCAGACAGAGCTTCCCAGGGAAAAAGTAGAGGAATCATTTTATCGAGATAAAGTAGATCAAGAGATAATATCAGAAGGAGAAAATGCCTTTGTACAAATAGAAGTTTACGGCGTGGATCATGACACCTTTACCGAATATATACAGAAACTGGGTATAGATAAATCCCGTTTTACAGATGCCAATTCACCTGCCGGAATTGCGGTAGATAAACAGCATTATTATGATTTTCAGTCAAAAAAATATAGAAACACAAATATTTTTAAACAGCATAACCCGCAAATCATTCAGATTGATTATTCCCAGGAAGAACAGTCGGCTAAAATAGACATCTCGATAGCAGCCTTTGCAGATACAGCTCCATTCGGCATCAAAGATTATACCCAGGACGATAGTATAATGTTGATCGTTGACGATAGCTTGTGGGAAACAATTTTCGCCGATACATCTGAATACATGAACCCTGCATACATGTGCTTTAAAGCAGAGGATCCCTTCAAGGCTGAAGAGGATATGAAAAATATTCTCTCTGAATCAGGCCTTACTACATCCAATATATTCAATGTAGCTGAAATGCTGCAAAGCAATAGAAATATCATCATAATTATTTCGGTATTTTCTTACGGGTTTATCATCCTTATCTCGCTGATAACCATAGCCAATGTGTTCAACACGATATCCACCAATGTGAATCTGAGACGGCGGGAATTTGCCATGCTAAAATCAGTAGGCATGACCGACAAGAGCTTTAACAAGATGCTCAATTATGAATGTATCTTTTAC